One bacterium genomic window, ATCGATGACCGCCCGCTCTATCCGGATATCGAGATCGTGACCGAGATGGTCCGCGATGGTTCGATCATTGCGGCTGTTGAGGCTGCGGTCGGCGAAGTGAAACTCTGATCTGAATGGTGATTTGTTCAAAGGCGCTCTCGGAAGAGCGCCTTTGTTATTTCTGCGGGGTTGAAAGTTGATCCGCCAACTGCAGGTAGATCTGCATCCTGCGTAGCAGTCGGGCGAATCCCTCGGGATCATCCTTTCGGATATCAACAGCATAGTTGATCAGACTGTGCAGGTCGCTGGTGCGATAAAACGACGGCGGCAATCCTACCCATGAAGTGAAATACCGGTCTCCTTCCACAAATCCGCACTTATTCAGAATATTCACGGATACAAACCCCGGTTCAGTTTCGGGCAGCCTGAGCAGGTCTCGACCCCAACTGGCATGGGTGTATTCTCCTCCGAGCAGCCCCATGACTGTCGGAATCACGTCAACCTGACCGCCGACAACTGAGATCCGCTGACCTTCTGTTCCTATCAGCGACGGTGCATAGATAAGACAAGGAACCCGGAACTGGAGCGGATGTGGAGTTGGAATAGCCGGAACCAATTTGTTGTGGTCGCTGAGAAATACGAAGATGGTAGAATCAAATATCGGAAGCGCGGCCATCGAATCGATAAATCTCCCCAGCGCCCAATCGGCGTAGCGATGGGAATTCCGGACACGCGATTCTTCGGAATCGTCGAAGTAGATCTGCACCGAGGAATCCGGCAGATCAAATGGTTCGTGATTGGAAAGGGTCAGCAGTGTGACGTGAAAGGGGCGCGGCATCGTGTCCAGGACATGGACCATCCGGTCGAATACGACATGGTCAGGGACTCCCCATTTGGCAAAGATGTTCTCTTTCCCGATATCAGTTTCCCCCATGAACCGCTGAACCCCCTGCGTCTTAAAGAACCCCTGCATATTATCGAAGACCAGATCCCCGCCGTAGGCAAACATGGTGCTGTAACCACGTCGCTCCAAAATTTTCGGCAGTGAAACAAAGGGATGAGCCGCTTGATACCGGTCGAGGATCGAGCGACCGGGCAGGGAAGGAAAACTGCAGAGTGTGCCGGCCAGTCCGTAGTTGGTGCGAGAGCCGGTCGCATAAAACTGATCAAACAGTATGCCATCGGCCGCCAGGCTGTCGAAACGCGGAGTCAGCCCGAGATCAGACCCCAGCGCACCTGTGTACCGTCCGGTCCAACTCTCCATCAGGACAATGAACACATTCGGCTTGAATCCGAATCGCTCCGGAACGATTGTTTCTCTCAGCAGCGACGATTCCGGTTCCAGCCATCGTTCGTTCGGCATTGCCAGCATCGTCTGAACTGTGTCCAGAGCATCCTCTGTCGGAATGAAGGGGAAGCGAAACCGCTCCGGTGTATAGACCAGTCGCGGATCGTGCCCCTCTTCATTAAACGCCTTGGCGAACGTATAAACGCCATTGAGACC contains:
- a CDS encoding LTA synthase family protein — encoded protein: MQYVATGGKTTWHVTVTDPLFWPSIAAWMILSVAIYIVIGLILRKTESLPNRRGWIRQIIWFVVAFALVFLGIRGRTGISPIDWGVAYISDNPFVNQLGLNGVYTFAKAFNEEGHDPRLVYTPERFRFPFIPTEDALDTVQTMLAMPNERWLEPESSLLRETIVPERFGFKPNVFIVLMESWTGRYTGALGSDLGLTPRFDSLAADGILFDQFYATGSRTNYGLAGTLCSFPSLPGRSILDRYQAAHPFVSLPKILERRGYSTMFAYGGDLVFDNMQGFFKTQGVQRFMGETDIGKENIFAKWGVPDHVVFDRMVHVLDTMPRPFHVTLLTLSNHEPFDLPDSSVQIYFDDSEESRVRNSHRYADWALGRFIDSMAALPIFDSTIFVFLSDHNKLVPAIPTPHPLQFRVPCLIYAPSLIGTEGQRISVVGGQVDVIPTVMGLLGGEYTHASWGRDLLRLPETEPGFVSVNILNKCGFVEGDRYFTSWVGLPPSFYRTSDLHSLINYAVDIRKDDPEGFARLLRRMQIYLQLADQLSTPQK